The Elephas maximus indicus isolate mEleMax1 chromosome 19, mEleMax1 primary haplotype, whole genome shotgun sequence genome contains a region encoding:
- the LOC126062975 gene encoding olfactory receptor 1A1-like, whose protein sequence is MRKEKQSSVLNFILLGITSQQEQEYAFFILFLFIYPITLIGNLLIVLAIRSDVRLHNPMYFFLAHLSFVDILFSSVTIPKMLANHLVGSKAISFGGCITQMYFMIALGNTDSYILAAMAYDRAVAISRPLHYTTIMSPKFFILLVVGSWVIGNVNTLPHVLLTASLSFCGNREVANFYCDISSLLKFSCSDTHFNVEMMYLGVGVFCVPLICIIVSYIWVFSTVLQVPSTKGVLKAFSTCGSHLTVVSLYYGTVMGMYFRPLTSHSLKDAVITVMYTAVTPMLNPFIYSLRNRDMKATLGKLFSKRISS, encoded by the coding sequence ATGAGGAAAGAAAAACAGTCCTCTGTCCTGAATTTCATTCTTCTGGGAATTACCAGCCAACAGGAGCAGGAATATGCCTTCTTCATCCTCTTCCTGTTTATTTACCCTATCACATTGATTGGAAACCTGCTCATTGTCTTAGCCATTCGCTCTGATGTTCGCCTTCACaaccccatgtactttttccttgccCACCTCTCCTTTGTTGACATCCTTTTCTCGTCTGTAACCATCCCTAAGATGCTGGCAAACCACCTTGTGGGCAGCAAAGCCATCTCCTTTGGAGGATGCATAACACAGATGTACTTCATGATCGCTTTGGGTAACACAGATAGCTATATCCTGGCTGCGATGGCGTATGACCGTGCTGTGGCCATCAGCCGCCCTCTCCATTACAcaacaattatgagcccaaagtTTTTCATCTTGCTTGTTGTTGGCTCTTGGGTGATTGGAAATGTCAATACCCTCCCTCACGTTCTGCTCACAGCTAGTCTGTCCTTCTGTGGGAACCGGGAAGTAGCCAACTTCTACTGTGACATTTCCTCTTTGCTCAAGTTTTCCTGTTCTGACACCCACTTTAATGTGGAAATGATGTATCTAGGGGTTGGTGTTTTCTGTGTGCCATTAATATGTATCATTGTCTCCTATATCTGGGTTTTTTCCACTGTCCTACAGGTTCCATCCACCAAGGGTGTGCTCAAAGCCTTTTCTACCTGTGGCTCCCACCTCACAGTTGTTTCTTTGTATTATGGGACAGTGATGGGTATGTACTTCCGTCCTCTGACCAGTCACAGCCTAAAGGATGCAGTGATAACTGTGATGTACACAGCAGTGACCCCAATGTTAAATCCTTTCATCTATAGTCTGAGAAACCGAGACATGAAGGCTACCTTGGGGAAACTCTTCAGCAAGAGGATTTCCTCATAA